From Pantoea vagans:
ATGGTCGGCTGCTCTATCCGCGTGCGGTCGGGCTGCTGGAGCAGGCGGGCGAAATTGAGCAGCTGTTTAAAGAGGATAACGGCGCGATCCGTATCTTCGCCAGCAGCACCATTGGTAATTATCTGCTGCCGGGCATGATGGCGGCCTACCGTCGCGATTTTCCCGGTCTGCCGCTGGAACTGAGCGTCGGCAACAGTCAGGATGTGATTCAGGCGGTTTCCGATTTCCGCGTGGATGTCGGCCTGATTGAAGGGCCGTGCCATATGACCGAACTGGTCAGCGAACCCTGGCTGGAAGATGAGCTGGTGGTGTTTGCCGCGCCCGATGCCGCGATTCTGCAACAGCCGGTGACGCTGAAAAGCCTGGCAGAAGCGCCGTGGATCCTGCGTGAACGCGGATCGGGCACCCGGGAAATTGTCGACTATCTGCTGCTGTCTCACCTGCCAAGTTTTCAGCTGGGTATGGAGCTGGGCAACTCCGAAGCGATCAAGCATGCGGTGCGGCACGGCATGGGCATCAGCTGTCTTTCGCGCCGGGTGATTGCCGATTTGCTGGAGGCGGGGACGCTGACAGAACTGACGATTCCGTTGCCGCGTCTGACCCGGACGCTCTATCGCATCCATCATCGGCAGAAGCATATTTCAAAGGCACTGACGCGCTTTTTGTCCTATTGCCGTGAGTGATTGCTAATAATTCTGGCGCGATCATGAACTTAACTTATAACAGCATGGCATCAGCTATACAGAGGCGGTCTGGCTGCTACAATCGCGCCTCATTTTTACCCAGCGTAGCGTTAACACATGCATAATGACTCAAAAACAACACAACAACCTGCATTACGACGTGCGTTAAAAGCCCGTCATCTGACGATGATCGCCATCGGCGGCTCCATCGGTACCGGCCTGTTTGTCGCTTCCGGCGCTACCATTGCTCAGGCTGGCCCCGGCGGGGCACTGCTCTCCTACATGCTGATCGGCCTGATGGTCTACTTCCTGATGACCAGTCTCGGTGAGCTGGCTGCCTTCATGCCCGTATCCGGTTCTTTCGCCACCTACGGCGCAAAATATGTCGAAGAGGGCTTTGGTTTCGCACTCGGCTGGAACTACTGGTACAACTGGGCGGTGACCATCGCGGTTGACCTGGTGGCGTCCCAGCTGGTGATGACCTACTGGTTCCCCGACACGCCAGGCTGGATCTGGAGCGCGCTGTTCCTGGGACTGATATTCCTGCTCAACTACATCTCAGTGAAAGGCTTTGGCGAGGCGGAGTACTGGTTCTCGCTGATTAAAGTGGCCACCGTCATTATCTTTATCATCGTGGGCGTGCTGATGATCACTGGCATCATGCGCGGTGCAGAGCATGCGGGCTGGCAGAACTGGCAGGTGGGCGATGCGCCATTTGCGGGCGGCTTTGCGGCGATGATTGGCGTGGCGATGATTGTGGGATTCTCCTTCCAGGGCACCGAGCTGATCGGTATCGCGGCGGGCGAATCTGAAGACCCGGCAAAAAATATCCCGCGCGCCGTGCGGCAGATTTTCTGGCGTATCCTGCTGTTCTATGTGTTCGCTATCCTGATTATCAGCCTGATTCTGCCGTACACCGATCCGCAATTACTGCACAACGACATTGACGATATCAGCGTCAGCCCGTTCACTCTGGTGTTCCGCAACGCGGGCCTGCTCTCTGCGGCAGCGGTGATGAATGCGGTGATCCTGACGGCGGTGCTGTCTGCCGGTAACTCCGGTATGTATGCCTCAACGCGCATGCTGTACAACCTGGCCTCTGAAGGTAAAGCGCCGCGCATTTTCGCCAAGCTCTCAAAGGGCGGCGTGCCGCGCAATGCCTTATGGGCGACGACCGTCGTGGCGGGGCTGTGCTTCCTGACCTCAAAATTTGGCAATCAGGAAGTTTATCTGTGGCTGCTGAACACCTCAGGCATGACCGGTTTTATCGCCTGGCTGGGTATTGCCATCAGTCACTATCGCTTTCGTCGCGGTTATGTCGCCCAGGGCCGTGATCTGAACGATCTGCCATACCGTTCCGGCTTCTTCCCGCTGGGACCGATTTTTGCCTTCGTGCTCTGCCTGATCATCACGCTGGGTCAGAACTATCAGGCCTTCCTCAACGACAGCATCGACTGGTATGGCGTAGCGGCAACCTATATCGGTCTTCCGCTGTTCCTGATTATCTGGTTTGGTTACAGGCTGACGCGTGGGAGCCGTTTCGTGAAGTACAGCGAGATGGAGTTCCCGGTTCATAAAGAGTAGTTCTGTGCGCTGACTCGTGCGCACGGTGCCTGCCGCAGTTCTGGCAGGCCGCAGGAATCGTGAAGCGATGGGAGCCTGTGCCTGTAGCAAAGCATAGCGGGCCAGGGATGGTCCGCGCTGAGCCCGCCAGGGATGGCGGGTTTTGCGTCTTTGCGAAAGGCGCAGGCTCCCTGAGCCATTCTCCCGTCTGCAACACCGGTTTTTACCCTTTTTTCACGTCTCGCTTATCTTCACGAATTGATAATTATTATCACCTGCACTATTGTGGCTGCG
This genomic window contains:
- the yieE gene encoding DNA-binding transcriptional regulator YeiE; protein product: MHITLRQIEVFTEVLKSGSTTQASQLLALSQSAVSAALADLESQLGVQLFDRVGKRLVLNEHGRLLYPRAVGLLEQAGEIEQLFKEDNGAIRIFASSTIGNYLLPGMMAAYRRDFPGLPLELSVGNSQDVIQAVSDFRVDVGLIEGPCHMTELVSEPWLEDELVVFAAPDAAILQQPVTLKSLAEAPWILRERGSGTREIVDYLLLSHLPSFQLGMELGNSEAIKHAVRHGMGISCLSRRVIADLLEAGTLTELTIPLPRLTRTLYRIHHRQKHISKALTRFLSYCRE
- a CDS encoding amino acid permease — encoded protein: MHNDSKTTQQPALRRALKARHLTMIAIGGSIGTGLFVASGATIAQAGPGGALLSYMLIGLMVYFLMTSLGELAAFMPVSGSFATYGAKYVEEGFGFALGWNYWYNWAVTIAVDLVASQLVMTYWFPDTPGWIWSALFLGLIFLLNYISVKGFGEAEYWFSLIKVATVIIFIIVGVLMITGIMRGAEHAGWQNWQVGDAPFAGGFAAMIGVAMIVGFSFQGTELIGIAAGESEDPAKNIPRAVRQIFWRILLFYVFAILIISLILPYTDPQLLHNDIDDISVSPFTLVFRNAGLLSAAAVMNAVILTAVLSAGNSGMYASTRMLYNLASEGKAPRIFAKLSKGGVPRNALWATTVVAGLCFLTSKFGNQEVYLWLLNTSGMTGFIAWLGIAISHYRFRRGYVAQGRDLNDLPYRSGFFPLGPIFAFVLCLIITLGQNYQAFLNDSIDWYGVAATYIGLPLFLIIWFGYRLTRGSRFVKYSEMEFPVHKE